The genomic stretch CCCTTATTTCTTCCTATTTTCTATTTCCACCAAAAAAACCtcctttttatttattttaattagtTAATCAAAACAATGATCTATTTTAATTATTTCCAATTAAATTATTTATTCTACTCCATCTAATTCTTCTCCCAAGGCTCTCACAACACCCATCAATGTCCACATACATATACAACTCAAAATACATATTTAATTAAAAGCACACCAAACACctaataatttaaataaaatacGAATAATTTGGTTAAAATGAATTAATCAAATTTCGAGGTGTTACAAGTCCTGTACCACATAAAGGACACGTCTTGGGTGAAGCCTCAGTGGACACGAGCGCCCCATCAAGGTGCACGTCATATCCTATTCAGAGACCTTTACAAATATATCACTATAGAGATgttaaaaatacttttaggtGAGTGTGTCTTAGTAATTTAATAATTACTCCAATATCTTTTATAAGACTCTGATTACCCAGACATGGATCATGCGACACTTCCCATCTTTCACGATTTGAAATTTCAAGATCCATTGTTTGATTCATCATTGATTCAATATTTCATTTGCGACTTAACTTCTTTTATCCGACGAGGTTTGAAAAGATTTCTTGATAGAAACCATCATCATAGATTTGTTTGACTATAGATCAATAGGGATTCCACCGAACACCGTTTGACATTAAATGTTGTCCTTAAGAAATTTGTTTGATATCTTGATTTCACAAGCAGGACAACTTGATCATCTTGATCATCACTTAAGATCAAAACTTCACATTATAGGGTTAGGGTTGTCATAATCAAATCCATATAAATCCATGGAGGAATCTAACGTCTCATACAAGGCAGAGAGAGGTGTATTTAATCTTATAAAGGTGTTTTGGTGATCATGTAAGGAAAAAGGAATCATGGTATCTATCTCTCAAAAGGCATGTTGTCATGAATGAAAATTCATGTAATGTAAAAATTGCTACAACTCTGAATAATAGAAATGAAACAACCCTATACATGGGCCAGCAAAAGGCCCAAAGTACCAAAAACAAGAAGGAGGCCCAGTAAGAATAATGAACCAGAAAACATCAAATAAGAAATAAACTATCTATTCTAATACAGTTTGAAATTCGGTAAAAACATGTTTTATTTAATAAAACTGAATTGAATTTCATGAAATATCATAGGATATCCAAATACTGAAACTCAATTGTATATATATAATTTGTTACAATCTCAATCAGGTTCTTGAAACCATTCCATAACGAGTATATAtctaaataataaaaaaaaggaCCTATAACTGTTTTTCTTCGACAGTAAAAGGACCTATAACTATTAATTTGTTGAAAGTGGGAAACCAATTCCATGTCTACGTGTAGGAAATGCAACAAACATCATGCTACAGAAAACACCGATTCCGACAGGCAATGCAGTAAGGATTTGCCGCATCTCATGTGAAGGTGATGGAAAGAAACACTTAACCACATTCTGATCAAACAACGCAACAGCTGAAAAAACCAAGATTGACATAACTGCATGCATGAAATCAATGAACCTTAGTTGATATTTCGCATCAAGTTCAGGAGGAAGTGTTGCTGATCCATCAATGATCCACAAGCCTTTGCATGTGGCAAATCCGTAAGATATGTTTCCTTTGTTGTCGCGAAAGCTATCGGTGAAGCATAGTAGGAAACATGAGGCGGCACAGAGGGATAAAAGTGATAAAGTGATTAACTTTGTAACTGGGTTATCATCACATTTACCTTGGTTTGTGAATATTGGTGATAGGATTTGGAATGAAAGGACAGTGCCTGTTGGTAAAAGGTTGGATAAATGAGCTGTGCTTTTACATGTTTGATTTATGGCTCTATGAATAAGGGTCTTTTGCGGTTCTACAATGTCCATGTTGTGAAGAAGTGGTAGCTTTTGTTCATCGCTGAGGTGTGGTGCTTTAACATCCATGGCTTAAAGAACTTTTTCAGATGCCTTTCAGGTTTTGCTTTGATCAGCTTTTGTTTTGAAGCATAGGTTTGTTAAAAAGAATATGAAAGTTGGGGAGGGGAAGTATGGGCTCTCTTAATGCAATTATAAAATTTGATTTTATATTAATTGGTTTTGGTACgattattaaaattaaattgaatatAATGTGATATATATTTAATCGTTTACTATTATATAATCTttaaaatttcattttatttatttatttatttatttttaaatttggCATCGAGATCaatcatattaattttaattattgTAATTAATATTTGTGTGATGGTCAATTTTAATATTACcaatttataataaatataaatgTCGCACAAAAGTACtattaacaaaaaaaaaatagttaaaaaaatagattgaaaaaaagaaaaataggCCTCATGCTAGTAAAAGATCCAAATAGCAAGTCCAACAATGCAAATGTTTAAGTTAAGTAATCCATCATATATAAACAACAAAGGTTAGATTTAAGGTACATTTTTCAGactttatgattttattttattcGATTTGGATTTTGTAACTGACTTAGATGTAGTTGTGCTAATTTTGCAGGTCTACCCCTGCACCACCGTATTAGAGATCAACATCGCCACATCAAGAGTCCATCATCACCAACCAATCACAATTTTAATACCAGTACAAAATAGTGACATTGTCTGTGAGAATCGACTTCTAATTCTCACAAAATTCCATGATCAGATTGTCTCCGATCCAAAAGCCAGATTGTTGCAAGAACACATTAAGATGAAGAAGATCACACTAGATAACTCTTTAGAATCTTTTGATATCGCATCGATTCCACCTTCGTCGTCAAGGAGATTCACGGGAAAACATTGTGTGACGAATATCCTCTACTACAAACCACCCCTAAGCAATGACTGACACTGAATCACAAAGTGAAAATAAGAAGATGCTAAAATTTCAAGATCACAAAAAGGTAGATGGAATTCTTAATGCAATGCTGTCACCAGTCATAGCAACTACTATGGAAAATCATATTGTATTTTGTTTCCTTATAGACGATGAGAGTTCGTGTAACACCCTTTACGTTGACACACTCAAGCAGCTAGGACTCCAACATTAAGATCTAGATTTGTGAGAAGACAAAAGTCTTCTCGCATTCATTGATTTTGTAACTCACCCACGTGGAGTAGTATACCTACCATTGTCACTCATAGAAAGAAAAGATGAAAGGAAGGCAATTGTCTGTTTCCTAGTAGTTCCATATAAATATGCTTTTAGCAGCGTCCTTGGGAGGTTCTTCTTGGCGACGTTGGATGTAGTAACTTCCGACATCCACCTCAAAGTAACATATCACAATAATACCAGGAAACCAATTGTTCTTGATGACGAATTAAGAACGAAAAGGCGCATCTGCAATGATATATTAAGTAACCTCCTTGCCACCACGACAATTTTAGAAGAAGCTCAGAGAGAACTTGATATGACCGAGCTTAATGTACGCGGAGACAAGATATTACTAGTTCCAAATGAAGACTTTGAATTCGTTCAGCTTGACGATAACCCCACCCGATTGGTAAAGATAGGGGCCAAACTCCCCTGTATGGTAAAGAACGTATTGATCACATGTCTTAGAGATAACACAAAGCTCTTTTGCATCTATCCTCATGAGATGACCAACATAGACCTAGCGATGACCTACCATAAGTTGAACCTCGGTCCCAATGCTCGATATGTATCCCAATAAAAAAAGACAATCTCAATAGAAATTCAAGGTTACGCCTAGCACGATTCAAGAATTGTTAGATGCTAACTTTATTTAGAGGTATAGTGCACCGAATGGCTCTCTAACATTGAAATAGTCAAGAAATCCTCCTAGAAATGGAAGATATGTGTCAATTATATTGACTTTAACCATGCATGCCCGAAGGATTTGTACCCGCTGGAAAACATATACAACTTGGTAGGCAATTCAACCGAATACAAATTGTAGTCATTTATGGATGCTTACTTTGGGTATAACCAAATACCCATGTACGAGCCTGATAAAAAGAAAACAACATTCATGATCGAACAAACCAACTAGCAATACAATGTCATTCCCATTGGGTTGAAAAACACAGGTGTGGATTATCAAAGGATGATGAACAAGATATTTTGAGAGGAGATAAGTGACATGTTAGAAATCTACATGAAACATATGATTGTAAAGTCTAGTAAAGATGAATCACATGACCAAACCTCAGTCGTGTATTCAAGAGAGTTCGAAAGTATAACATGAGGCTTAATCTTGAGAAATGCACCTTTAAGGTAAAAGCTAGTAATTTTATAGGGTTTTACGTTACTGAAAGAGGGATAAAGGCCAACCACGACAAGTACGAAGCAATCATCGAGATGAACACGTCGACTTTGAAGAAGGAATTTATGAAGTTGAACGGTATGCTCACTGCACTGAACAAGTTTGTCTTGAGGTCCGCCTAGCATGTCTTATCGTTCTACAAGTTGTTGAGGAAAGAATCACAGTTTTAATAGGCGCCAAAATGCGAGAGAGCATTTGTATAATTAAAAATGGAGTTAGATACACCTTTCGTGCTTACTCGTCCACTCCCATCTAAGTATTGTATATGTACATGGTCGTATCTAAAGAAGCAGTTAATCCAATATATTTTGTTTCAAAGGCTCTCGCTGGACCGCAAACACGCTATCAAAATATAGAAAAGGGAGCTCTAGCATTTATGAATGCATCAAGGAAGATCTAAAGGTATTCCCTCGCACATTCTATAGTAGTTCGTACTAACTTGCATTTGAAACAAGTACTCCACCGACCAGACTTGACCGACTGACAAAATGGTCCATTGAATTTTTCTGATTTCAAGGTGTCTTTCAAAGCAAGGAAAGCATTAAAAGCCCAATAGACTTCCTAGCCGAAATGACTCTTAACCAACCTGAGCCAGCTCATGCATGGACGATATTCATTGATAAATCATATGATAGTCGGGGAAGTAGTGATGGCATAATCTTGGAAAATGGGGCCGGTCTCGTGGTTGAAGTTTCCTTGTGCTTTGAATTGCCCACCACTAATAACCAAACTGAATATGAAGCAATTATTCTAGGGATCACCCTTGCAACAAATATGGGGGTAAAGAATATTAAAATAAGAGCAAATTCCTTGCTAGTTGTTTCTCAAGTCAAAGGGGAAACATAGGCCAAGCATCCGTTGCTACCACATTATTTAAGGCCCGTAAATGAAAATTTGGCAAAATTTAAGACGTATGAGGCCCCGTATATGTTGTGGGAGGAAAATACTCAGGCGAACATGTTTTCTAGGTTGGAAAGCACAAGGATTTCTAGGACCAACCACTCCTCCATCCAAGAAACTTTGAAGAGTCTCGTAATCTAAATCCTGAAAGACACGATAATGGTCGTAGGCAACATCGGTCAATCCTCCTGGATATCTCCCATCATAGTGTATATAGAACAAGGAGTTCTCACTTCTAACACATCATAAGCTGTTTTAGGAAAAAGAAGATCAAGTTCATACACTGTGATCAATGGGAATTTGTATAGAAGAGGCATATATACTCCTCCATTGAACTTCTTAGAAGGGGAATATGTTGCCTACGCTCTTCTACAAGTGTATGAGGGGGTTATCGGGAAAGATCTACGAGCCTGAGCATTATCCAAAATTATATTAAGAACATGGTATTATTAACCATCCATGGTTCAAAACACCAAGGCATATGTGAATAAACATGACCAATGCTAGCGACATATAGACATTTATAGTGCCTTATCAACAAATTTGCACGTGTTGACATCTCCCCAAATGTTTTCTCAGTGGGGTTTGGACATCATCACTTCATTTTCTCTAAATTAAAGTCAACTTAAATATTTACAAAGGGGTCGAAACAAAAGCCTTGGCAAATATTGCGATAGCTAATATCTTGAAGTTTTTCAAACGGAATATTCAGGCCAAATTTGGAGTCCCTCAAGCCATTGTAATAAATAATGGAACACAATTCAAGGATATAAAATTAAAGAGCTTTTTAGAGGGATTAAAATTTAAGTAAAAATTTACCTCAGTATTACATCCCTAGACAAACTGATAAGCAGATGCTGCTAATCTGGTGTTGTTAACAGGACTGAAGCAAAGGCTTGACACCACAAAGGGAAACTGGGTGGATGAACTACCGCATGTCTTATGGGTGTATAAATAACCCTAATTCAATGAATGGTGAAAACCCTTTCTGTCTTACTTACGACACTGAAGTTGTCATTCGAGTTGAGGTTGAAGAGCTAAGTTGGAGGACGCCACTCCCCCTACTAGAGGAAGATAACAACCGTGAAATTATGGAGGAAATGAACTACTTGGAATAAAATAGGGCATCTACCACCTTCGTTAGCTCCATTATTAAAGAATCTACGACAGCTCGGTACAACCGACGCATCCAACCCAAACAACTCAAAGCGGAAGATCGGGTGGTGCCATGGGCTAACATCGGAGATGAAATTTCTTGAGATGATAAGGGTGAAAGATTAAATTATTGTCTTCATTTgatgtaatatatatatatatatatatatatatatatatatatatatatatatatatatatatatatatatatatatatatatatatatatatatatatatatatatatatatatatatatatatatatatatatatatatatattactcGTCAAAAAGTTTAGAATGTGTGGCACTCTTATGCTGGTAGGGGTGCCCATAGGCCTAGTGGTTTTCAGTAGTTTATGACTTGCTCATGATGGTGAAAAATCCTATTCAGTGGTGTTTTTGGTTATGGAAAGAACAAGCTCACGTGAGGTGAAAAGCTTTGtaattttagatttttttttatgttaTCTTTTGTCCTTCCTCATGCTAGGGATGAGGTATTTATAAGGGATTAGGGGCCTAGATTTAGGGGACCCCTAGGAAGTGGAAAAAGCCCCACCTTGGTTAGGGGAGCCATTGACTGCCTACTTCTTAGGGAGTGTGTGCATGACTCTATACATGCAGTTATGAACTAAGTAAACATCATTATCCATATTTAACCTTAGGTTAAGACCTCTACTACGTGGGGGTTATACCTCATACGACACGTCATGGGGTGGGCAATACATATGCCGCCTCATTTGTGGGCTCTCACAAATATATCACTTCACAGTCCCTCAAGCACAAGGGCTTGTAAAAAAGAGTCCCTCAATTAGGAGGAAAATCCTTGTGTTAAGGGAGAGTCGCTCAATTAGGAGGTGAGTCTCCCATTTAAAGGTGACTCCTTCAGTTAGAAGGCAATTCCCTCAGTTAAGGGTGAGTCCGTTAGTCAAAGGCGAGGCAGAATGTTAGTTAGTTATGAAAGCTTGATCATTTAGTGTGAAAGGAATGTGTGTGGCATTTAGTGCAACTTATGATGATCTTCCTTACTAAATATAGTCTACCCTTTTTCCTTACACGTTTCATTAACGCATGAGACCTCTTCCACTCCCTGCAGAAGTTACTCTGTTAGGCAGGTATGTTACTTATGCTATTGATTTCCCCTATAAAGGGATCTGGCTTACTTTTCAAGAAAGTGTTTTCCTCATAATTCCCTTTTATAACTTTCATTTTGTTTAATTATAGAAAATTTATAGGCGCATGAGTGCTTCTTTGAGTTCAGATTAGAAAAAAAGAAGATTATGGAATTTGACATTTTCTTAGGGATCCAAGTACTGTTGTTTTTAACCTTTCCCTCCCGTTAGAAACTGATGTATGGGAAGAAATCTAAATACGTTCATGTTTGAGATATTGCATCTCTATATTCAAGATCTGACATGATCATGAGGTTCTGTCAAGGTATTAGATTTTCCAGTACATGGCACAAAAATGACGTAATCCCAAAGCCCTGTTCAGAAATGGAAAGATCCAACATGGTCACCATGGGTGGTTCATTTTCCCCTTTAATCATTTTGAGGCATACTTTTTGGTGACCATTAATGTCGATCCTTCTTAGATCATGCCTAACATATGGAGCATTCTCAAGGATTTTGAGATTATTTGTTTCAATTTGGGTGTCTCCTTTACTatcaaaatattattttatttttatagCTTATAAATCCTCCATATCTGTGGCTGGATAACTTTAGGCTCATTTTCAGGTAGGTGCTTGTTGGAACCTTACGCGGAGCCTTAAAAGGATTAGAAAGATAAATTTGTAGGAGTCAAAGGGAAAGACAATGCCTCTATAGTGACCACAGAGGCAATGAGTGCCTTGTGTTTCCCTCTGTCTCGAACAATATATTCTTAGCCCATCAATGGGATATAATCTAATTCCTTTCCACCCCTTTAACAAGAGGTGATTAAGATTTTACACATCTTCTAGATAATGAACTCGCGTACTCTAATTACCCTCGATCGGGAATATGGCGATGGGGTAATGAAGTACCTGGATAAGCTTTATAGTATGGAAGGAACCTCCTAACTAGATCTATTGTTTaatgttttacatgttttaataAAGTATTTTTTTGCAGGGGACATGTATAGGATCTCGTTCAGCGAGAGGAGATAACGATTATCTTAGATGAAATCCCAATAATGACTATCGTTCATGCCCCTTCCCCTCCTTGTGGATTTAACGATCAATGTAGAAAAGCTGCAAAGATAAATGTCTCATGATGGATTGGTTCACCTTCCAAAGAAAAAAAGGCTGGAGAAAGGTCTTTCGGGTCCCTCAAAAGGCCACCAGATAGCCAATGGAGAAGGAAAGATAAGTGGATGACTTGCTCCAACAATGAAGTTTCTCGACCCTCATTATGGAGCGACTTCTCCTTTAATGCAATAGAACTCTCTGGGAGTTTCCTCTTTCTGCTCGAGAATTTTCTTGGTGACTATCAGTCACTTCACAATGAGTCTCCTTCCTTTTTAGCAAATCTACTGGAAGTTCAAATGTTGAGATGCCTCTTGGTAGAGAGAGACCAATGGGAAAAACATCTTTGGGTGATTGGAGAGTTGCAATCTCTGATGTACTTTATCATAGGGGATTTTCAAGAGCGTTAGAAGACAATGACATTCATGGCCAAGGAACGAGATAATTTAAAGGCATGCTCTAAGAATTTGGTTTCAATGGCTCTTACTCGCGTTGAGGAGAGGAAACACTTGGACCAATCGCTCGAGGAAACTCTTAGATACCTAAAGGATCTGGAGGAGGAGGCGTCATCAATCAAGGAGGAAGGTGAGGCCTCTTCTGATCAGTATTTTGAGAAGGCGAATGAACAAGTGGATTTCTTCTATCCAGACTTGGATTTAAATCGCATGGAACTGGTCAAGGTTATTCAAGATGGTCAATTGGTGGACAAAGAGTAGATCTCCTGACCAATCCCCTATACCATGTTCCCTCTTTTTTTAATATGTCCCCTTATAGTAGATTATGTTATAACTTAGTTTGTTTAATGCATTAGATGTTACTATTATTTGTATAACCCCCTTTTTGCTGCCAATCCATTCACAAGTGACTTTCTTttggattatatatatatatatatatatatatatatatatatatatatatatatatatatatatatatatatatatatatatatatatatatatatatatatatatatatatatatatatatgtgtgtgtgtgtgtgtgtgtgtgtgtgtgtgtgtgtgtgtgtgtgtgtgtgtgtgtgtgtgtgtgtgtgtgtgtgtgtgtattcTGATAAGGGAGTTTATTTTCAAAATGGTAGGTTATGATTGTCTTAAAGATTGGTCTTTTTATCACGCATAGACTGCTTTGGAAAAGTGGACAGGGTGCCTTCACATAATCTAAGCCCAATAAGTAACTTTCAGAAATGAGAGGTATAAAGATTATTTTTAGGGAATTTATATGTATATCTTATTTGACGTATGTTGCATTTTTTATAGGAATTATTTTAGGGTTTCTACTAACCCTCATTCTATAATTTTCATCCAGAACGTTCGTATTGCTAGATAGTGAGATATAATTTTTTATGTTACCAAACATCTCTTCTTTCTCTGCTTTTCTTGGACCATGAGCTTTCTTTAAGGTAGGTTAAAGTATGTTCTCTAGGTCCTATAACCTTTTACTTGGTAAGAGGTATTTTTTTCCTTACTACATTGCTCTGACGTCTTTTTGGCCACAAATTTCTTCCTCTTGGATCTTTGTGACTTTCATGGATCAATCTTGATCGAGTATCCTATTAAAATAGAGACCATGTAGGAACACTTTCCCCTAATCCTACTTCGGTGTGACCGACGTGAAATGTGTGATCCAACCTTGTCTTTTCTCCATTGCCTTTATAGCTTGATATTTGTCAATTTATATTGGTATGTGTTCGTCTCTTATTATTTTTCAATATCATGCTTCTTTATTTGAATTATGATTGTGATTCCTTTTAGTTGGGGTCTTTcattttgtttttgttatttaGCATAGTATACCTTCTTTATTTCCATAGTGAACGTATGTGTGAGGCTCTTCATTTCTTATGTATTAGACATAACCATTTAATAATGGGGAAACATAACCATTTATTACTTCTTGGGATAAATGTCCATTTGGTGACTTTCAGTCTTCTTACTTGCATTTATTACTATTAATTTTACCCATTCTttcttttctccttttttttcTCCTATCATTAAAAACTTCTCTTTTATGGGATTTATCTGCTCCGTTGCTATCGGAACTTTCTTCTGGTAAGTTTCCTCTATATTTCTTTTCCTTTAATACGACCTTGATCTTACCCTTTGATATCTTTTACTTATATAAAGAAAGGTTATTCCTTTAACTATTTTGGTACTCCTTATTCAAAAAATAAGATCAAGGTTAAGGGTTTTTATGATTGCATGACTCAGTTGTCTGATTTTATTTTACGCCAACATGTTCAATGTGCTTCCTTTTTGTGTTCATTTTGCAATGGCTGTTATTGGAAATAGTATGCAAGAAACTTGATGGAAAATTATCGATTGTCATAATTCTTTTCTTTGAATATGTGATCATCattgactttctatggttcccTCTTGTTGGTTTTATAATTTCGAAGAATTAGGCTACTTAGGAGCTAGTGTAAATAAAATGTACCTAGGGTGTTAGTCCATCTATTCAACTTCCGGGAAATAAAGTGATTTTAATTCTCACACTTCATTTAGAGGAGTCTAGGAATGGGGTATGATTTCTCCCGACCCAAATGATCGGATACATGGTAAACCTTATGTTATGTCACTTTCCCATATATGACATAACCTTCAAAGATTACGATTTTCACTTTCCCTTATAATCATTTGAAAGTCTTATGTTATCGAGTTTGAAGTTTTCCCCATCCATGATTCCCCTTATTCTTGGAGTTATATCCAATCTTTTCAGCATTTATGTGCTCACCTTTATATAAAGCCTCAGGCTATGGTATTCTATGTTTCCTTTTTCTCAGCTCCTTGCCGAATCTCCTTCTCAGCTTTCTTGCTTACCTCTCCCTTCTAAAATTTTCCTTAATGTGTGGTGTTGTTAGCTTCCATCTTTTCCTTATATTGTATGTATTTTACAACTCGAGAAAGTATGTTGTTAAACATTTTTTGGGCTCTGGTGCCAATACTTTTGGAGAATTTGAATCTCGATTGCAGCCCAAGACTAAGCAAATGTTTTCATTTCGTAGTCAATACCTTTAACcaatatgtttttttttgttaaatATTTCTATATAAGACCTCAATGTTTCTTCCATGTCCAGCTTAATGGATCCCAAACATTCCACAAATTTAGATTTACTTCTAAAAGCTATGAAATATGCTGAAAACGCCAATGAAGCTCTTCCCATAATATATAATTTTGTTCCTAAACCCTATGAACTATTCCATGGTATCAAAATTTAGGGTAAGGAAGAACAACTTACACTCTTCCATGGATCTTGTTTCATGAAAGTTTAAGAGTACATCAACGATTTCTATGTGCTCATCTGGGTTAGTTGCCCTATCGTATGTGTTTATCTCTAATTTTTTATGGAGCTCTCATTAGATAGGATATTCTTTGGTTACTTTCTAATTCCTCTGAGTTAGAGGATTGCACGCTCCTCTATTGACATTGACCACAAGTCCTTAGTTACTACTCCCCTAACGCGAGACACACATGAGAATCTCTCTCAGATCAAGAAGATCGGGTTATATGCCTTTGATTATCCCTTTCCCTTCATCTATGCATGGGGTGTTAGGAGAGATGCAACTGTCTAGAGGGGGTGAGTAGACATCTAGAAAATAATTTTACCGATTTAAAAATAAGTTTAGTTTGAAAAAGTCTAAAAAAGGGTTTGGTGAGCAGAAACACAGTGCGTATAAATTTAATAATTCttatcacacacacacacacacacacacacacacacacacacacacacacacacacacacacacacacacacacacacacacacacacacacacacacacacacacacacacacatatatatatatatatatatatatatatatatatatatatatatatatatatatatatatatagatagagagagagagagagagagagagagagagagagagagagagagagagagagagagagagagagagagagagagagagataggTTTAGCTAGTGTCCTCACTAAGCCTATTCCACTCTCCAATAGTTTTCCATTGAAATTTTTTGGTATTCCACTATAGTCTATGAAAAATTACAATATGTTCATTACATCATTATCCAAATAATGATGAAAACATAAAATCTTCCATCTGAATCTTCGTTGACTTGTACACAGTATCCAAAATTGAATCCTTGTGAAATATTTAAACAAAATTGTCTTGAATCTTCTAGTACCAAGAATGTTGCTCCAAAGTATTTGTTCTTCAGTGATATTTACTCGATCCTACCAGTATCTTGAGCCTTGGCCTATCCGAATATTGAGAAGAACTTCAACTTTGTTCGTAGGCTTCCACACATCACTACCCAAGTAATTATTGAGAGAAAAACCTCTTTTTTTCGTGGGACTTGCCATAACCAGCCACAACCACACACACTTTGCAAACCTCTGAAATCTCAATAAATATTCAAAGAAGTGTTAACCACAATAACATGTTTCCTTCACAAATCTCACACCTAAAATGATGAGAGTTATATCTAAATGAAAATGGATAAAGAATTATGTAGAAGATAAAATAATTTGTTTACAAAACACTCAAAACAAATTCAAAGCACTTTTGAAAATTAGAGAACAAATGTGTTGTGAAATTTCAAATTAATAGTGGAAGTATATGTTTTTCAACATCATGAAAGGTTTTGATAGAAAAAAATGTTTTTATATATGATGTAGATCTAGCATAAAAATTAGTGAAAATAGTGTTTGATTTAA from Lathyrus oleraceus cultivar Zhongwan6 chromosome 7, CAAS_Psat_ZW6_1.0, whole genome shotgun sequence encodes the following:
- the LOC127108067 gene encoding protein DMP4, whose translation is MDVKAPHLSDEQKLPLLHNMDIVEPQKTLIHRAINQTCKSTAHLSNLLPTGTVLSFQILSPIFTNQGKCDDNPVTKLITLSLLSLCAASCFLLCFTDSFRDNKGNISYGFATCKGLWIIDGSATLPPELDAKYQLRFIDFMHAVMSILVFSAVALFDQNVVKCFFPSPSHEMRQILTALPVGIGVFCSMMFVAFPTRRHGIGFPLSTN